In Herbaspirillum sp. WKF16, one genomic interval encodes:
- a CDS encoding LysE family translocator produces MPDIFLFLLAAMTLTLAPGPDNIYVLTRGISQGRKAGLVAAAGFSSGLIFHTLLAVLGFAAVIKAYPPAYHALQYAGAAYLAYLGYRTLRSASAGIALAAEGGAPGVPLARIYWQSVLANMLNPKVTLFFIAFLPQFVHPETGHVPLQMLVLALVFILQAFAIFSAIALFSGAVGAYFRRRASASVHLNRLAGCAFIGLGIRMALPE; encoded by the coding sequence ATGCCCGATATCTTCCTGTTCCTGCTGGCCGCCATGACCCTCACGCTCGCGCCGGGGCCGGACAACATCTACGTGCTCACGCGCGGCATTTCGCAGGGCCGCAAGGCGGGGTTGGTGGCCGCCGCCGGGTTCTCCTCGGGGCTGATCTTCCATACGCTCCTGGCGGTGCTCGGCTTCGCCGCCGTGATCAAGGCCTATCCGCCGGCCTATCACGCGCTGCAATATGCCGGCGCCGCCTACCTGGCCTACCTTGGCTACCGCACGCTGCGTTCGGCCTCGGCCGGCATTGCGCTGGCCGCGGAGGGCGGGGCGCCCGGCGTGCCGCTGGCGCGCATCTACTGGCAAAGCGTGCTGGCCAACATGCTCAATCCGAAGGTGACGCTGTTCTTCATCGCCTTCCTGCCGCAGTTCGTGCACCCCGAAACCGGCCACGTGCCGCTGCAGATGCTGGTCCTGGCGCTGGTGTTCATCCTCCAGGCCTTCGCCATCTTCAGCGCCATCGCATTGTTTTCCGGCGCCGTCGGCGCGTACTTCCGCCGTCGCGCCTCCGCCTCCGTCCATCTGAACCGCCTGGCAGGCTGCGCTTTCATCGGCCTCGGCATCCGGATGGCCTTGCCTGAATAA
- the hscA gene encoding Fe-S protein assembly chaperone HscA: MALLQISEPGMSTAPHQRRLAVGIDLGTTNSLVATVRNSIPEVLADDDGRVLLPSVVRYLPNGHANIGYKAQAAQTIDPRNTIVSVKRFMGRGLKDIAHAENMPYDFQDQPGMVQIKTVAGVKSPVEVSAQILATLRQTAEDALGDDLVGAVITVPAYFDDAQRQATKDAAQLAGLNVLRLLNEPTAAAIAYGLDNESEGIFAVYDLGGGTFDISILKLTRGVFEVLATGGDSALGGDDFDHRLFCWISHEAQLQPLSDEDTRLLMVKAREVKELLSTKDEVHIDASLKSGEEVRLTITAAQFNEITQHLVAKTITPMRKALRDAALTVEDVDGVVLVGGATRMPHIRRAVGEFFKTNPLSNIDPDKVVALGAAVQANLLAGNRAPGDDWLLLDVIPLSLGIETMGGLAEKVIPRNSTIPCARAQEFTTFKDGQTAMAIHVVQGERELVADCRSLARFELRGIPPMAAGAARIRVTYQVDADGLLAVSAREINSGVEASISVKPSYGLGDDEIARMLQESFSSADEDMQRRALREEQVEAERIVLATRSALQADAALLGEEERRAIELLVAAVEESAKGSDHLAIKAAVDALAHGTEEFAARRMDRSVHAALAGKKLDEVA; this comes from the coding sequence ATGGCTTTACTCCAGATTTCAGAACCGGGCATGTCCACCGCGCCGCACCAGCGTCGCCTGGCCGTGGGCATCGACCTGGGCACCACCAACTCGCTGGTGGCCACCGTGCGCAACAGCATCCCCGAGGTGCTGGCCGACGACGACGGCCGCGTGCTGCTGCCCTCGGTAGTGCGCTACCTGCCCAACGGCCACGCCAACATCGGCTACAAGGCCCAGGCCGCGCAGACCATCGATCCGCGCAACACCATCGTGTCGGTCAAGCGCTTCATGGGCCGCGGCCTGAAGGACATCGCCCACGCCGAGAACATGCCCTACGATTTCCAGGACCAGCCCGGCATGGTGCAGATCAAGACCGTGGCCGGCGTGAAAAGCCCGGTGGAAGTCTCGGCGCAGATCCTGGCCACGCTGCGCCAGACCGCCGAAGACGCCCTGGGCGACGACCTGGTGGGCGCCGTGATCACCGTGCCGGCCTATTTCGACGACGCCCAGCGCCAGGCCACCAAGGACGCCGCGCAGCTGGCCGGCCTGAACGTGCTGCGCCTGCTGAACGAACCCACCGCGGCGGCCATCGCCTACGGCCTGGACAATGAATCCGAGGGCATCTTCGCCGTCTACGACCTGGGCGGCGGCACCTTCGACATCTCCATCCTCAAGCTCACCCGCGGCGTGTTCGAGGTACTGGCCACCGGCGGCGATTCGGCCCTGGGCGGCGACGACTTCGACCATCGCCTGTTCTGCTGGATCAGCCATGAGGCCCAGCTTCAGCCGCTGTCGGACGAAGACACGCGCCTGTTGATGGTGAAGGCGCGCGAGGTCAAGGAACTGCTGTCGACCAAGGACGAGGTTCACATCGACGCCTCGCTGAAGTCCGGCGAGGAAGTGCGCCTGACGATCACGGCGGCCCAGTTCAACGAGATCACGCAGCACCTGGTGGCCAAGACCATCACGCCCATGCGCAAGGCCCTGCGCGACGCCGCCCTGACCGTGGAAGACGTCGACGGCGTGGTGCTGGTCGGCGGCGCCACCCGCATGCCGCACATCCGCCGCGCGGTGGGCGAGTTCTTCAAGACCAACCCGCTGTCCAACATCGACCCCGACAAGGTGGTGGCGCTGGGCGCGGCCGTGCAGGCCAATCTGCTGGCGGGCAACCGCGCGCCGGGCGACGACTGGCTGCTGCTGGACGTGATCCCGCTGTCGCTGGGCATCGAGACCATGGGCGGCCTGGCCGAGAAGGTCATCCCGCGCAACTCCACCATCCCCTGCGCGCGCGCCCAGGAATTCACCACCTTCAAGGACGGCCAGACCGCGATGGCGATCCACGTGGTGCAAGGCGAGCGCGAGCTGGTGGCCGACTGCCGCTCGCTGGCGCGCTTCGAGCTGCGCGGCATCCCGCCGATGGCCGCCGGCGCGGCGCGCATCCGCGTGACCTACCAGGTCGACGCCGACGGCTTGCTGGCGGTGTCGGCCCGTGAAATCAACTCGGGCGTGGAAGCCTCGATCAGCGTCAAGCCGTCCTACGGCCTGGGCGACGACGAGATCGCGCGCATGCTGCAGGAGTCCTTCAGCTCCGCCGACGAAGACATGCAGCGCCGCGCGCTGCGCGAGGAGCAGGTCGAGGCCGAGCGCATCGTGCTGGCCACCCGCTCGGCGCTGCAGGCCGACGCCGCGCTGTTGGGCGAAGAGGAACGCCGCGCCATCGAGCTGCTGGTGGCGGCGGTGGAGGAATCCGCCAAGGGTAGCGACCACCTTGCCATCAAGGCCGCGGTCGACGCGCTGGCGCACGGCACCGAAGAGTTCGCGGCGCGCCGCATGGACCGCAGCGTGCACGCCGCGCTGGCCGGCAAGAAGCTGGACGAAGTCGCGTAA
- the fdx gene encoding ISC system 2Fe-2S type ferredoxin codes for MPQIVILPHPVLCPDGAVIDAPAGKTLCDAMLDSDVDIEHACEKSCACTTCHVVIREGFNTLGDPTDKEEDLLDMAWGLEATSRLSCQVVLGEDDLTVEIPKYTINHASENH; via the coding sequence ATGCCTCAGATCGTCATCCTTCCCCATCCGGTACTGTGCCCCGACGGCGCCGTGATCGACGCGCCGGCCGGCAAGACCCTGTGCGACGCCATGCTCGACAGCGACGTCGACATCGAGCACGCCTGCGAGAAATCCTGCGCCTGTACTACCTGCCACGTGGTGATCCGCGAAGGCTTCAATACGCTCGGCGATCCCACCGACAAGGAAGAGGATCTGCTGGACATGGCCTGGGGCCTGGAAGCGACGTCGCGCCTGTCGTGCCAGGTGGTGCTGGGCGAGGATGACCTCACCGTCGAGATTCCCAAGTACACGATCAACCACGCTTCCGAAAACCACTGA
- the iscX gene encoding Fe-S cluster assembly protein IscX has translation MKWTDTQQIAEELYDKFPNIDPKTIRFTDLHRWVMELDGFDDDPNRSGERILEAIQAAWIVEAE, from the coding sequence ATGAAATGGACCGATACCCAGCAGATCGCCGAGGAGCTGTACGATAAATTTCCCAACATCGATCCCAAGACCATCCGCTTCACCGACCTGCATCGCTGGGTGATGGAGCTGGACGGTTTCGACGACGATCCCAACCGCTCGGGCGAGCGGATCCTGGAAGCGATCCAGGCGGCCTGGATCGTCGAGGCCGAGTAG
- a CDS encoding DUF1501 domain-containing protein encodes MNRRDFIRYLGAAGSGAILVPIGLSGCAVAPTGDKSISRATAAPGPARLAYGSPRARPHADGDGAPRMVVVFLRGAVDGLNVVVPHGDPEYYRARPTIAVARPGQPDGAIDLTGYFGLHPALHPLMPYWEGGQLAFVHASGSPDASRSHFEAQDYMETGTPGRHNTRDGWMNRLMGYLPPSESPLQALSLGDATPRILSGGNVVANLQTGRAAARPGLIDQPRVMQAFAPLYGGDDPIARAYRDGIAARKELMAEINSQEQQAANNGAPLPNGLALDTARLGRLMRSDPRIRLSFLAVGGWDTHINQGNGAGQLSNRLAPLANGLATLARELGPAFNDTVIVVVSEFGRTFRENGNGGTDHGHGNAMWLLGGNLRGGKIYGQWPGLDQANLNEGRDLAVTTDFRAVLSSLAERHMRIRDRELEKIFPQFAPGTRAMLDLLI; translated from the coding sequence ATGAACCGCCGCGACTTCATCCGCTATCTCGGCGCCGCAGGCAGCGGCGCCATCCTGGTGCCGATCGGCCTGTCCGGCTGCGCCGTGGCGCCTACCGGCGATAAGAGCATCAGCCGCGCCACCGCCGCGCCCGGCCCCGCCAGGCTGGCCTACGGCTCGCCCAGGGCGCGCCCGCACGCCGACGGCGACGGCGCCCCGCGCATGGTGGTGGTGTTCCTGCGCGGCGCCGTGGACGGTTTGAACGTGGTGGTGCCGCACGGCGACCCCGAGTACTATCGCGCGCGGCCCACCATCGCGGTGGCGCGTCCCGGGCAACCCGACGGCGCCATCGACCTGACCGGCTATTTCGGATTGCATCCGGCGCTGCATCCCCTGATGCCCTACTGGGAGGGCGGCCAGCTTGCCTTCGTGCATGCGTCCGGCTCCCCCGACGCCTCGCGCTCGCACTTCGAGGCGCAGGACTACATGGAGACCGGCACGCCCGGCCGGCACAACACGCGCGACGGCTGGATGAACCGCCTGATGGGATATCTGCCGCCGTCGGAGTCGCCCCTGCAGGCGCTCTCCCTGGGCGACGCCACGCCGCGCATCCTGAGCGGCGGCAACGTGGTGGCCAACCTGCAGACCGGTCGCGCCGCCGCCCGCCCCGGGCTGATCGACCAGCCGCGCGTGATGCAGGCCTTCGCGCCGCTGTACGGCGGCGACGACCCGATCGCCAGGGCTTATCGCGACGGCATCGCCGCCCGCAAGGAACTGATGGCCGAGATCAACAGCCAGGAACAGCAGGCGGCCAACAACGGCGCGCCGCTGCCCAACGGCCTGGCGCTGGACACCGCGCGCCTGGGCCGGCTGATGCGCAGCGATCCGCGCATCCGCCTGTCCTTCCTCGCGGTGGGCGGCTGGGACACGCACATCAACCAGGGCAACGGCGCCGGCCAGCTGTCGAACCGTCTCGCGCCGCTGGCCAACGGCTTGGCGACGCTGGCGCGCGAGCTCGGCCCGGCCTTCAACGACACGGTGATCGTGGTGGTCTCGGAATTCGGTCGCACCTTCCGCGAGAACGGCAACGGCGGCACCGATCACGGGCATGGCAACGCCATGTGGCTGCTGGGCGGCAACCTGCGCGGCGGCAAGATCTACGGACAATGGCCGGGCCTGGACCAGGCCAACCTGAACGAAGGCCGCGACCTTGCCGTCACCACCGACTTCCGCGCGGTGCTGTCGTCGCTGGCCGAGCGGCACATGCGCATCCGGGATCGGGAGCTGGAAAAGATTTTCCCGCAGTTCGCACCAGGGACGCGGGCGATGCTGGATCTGTTGATCTGA
- a CDS encoding DUF1800 domain-containing protein has translation MRLARIPFAARLAALALLTCAAAANAAETPAGAPLSERERALHVLDRLAYGPRPGDLEQVEKMGARRYVEQQLHPERITLPPDLQARLAALPALQMTPSQLFVEYGPPSIDRSASKEEKQAARQRAGRELTPQFHQARLLQATESPRQLEEVMTEFWANHFNVFEGKEWVRYWVGDYEKNAIRPHALGSFRELLGAVAHHPAMLYYLDNWLSSGAGTPGARGRFKGLNENYARELMELHTLGVDGGYQQADVVALARILSGWTIDVDAMKAGAAPFAFNARRHDDAPKVFLGQALAARGDQEGEAALDILASQPATARFISTQLAQYFVADQPDPALVRQLSQKFLATRGDIRAVLQTLFDSRQFWARANYQSQFKTPYQFVVSSLRATATPVLNPRPVNGALAQFGMPLYGWLTPEGYKYSQEAWLNPDALLRRINFAGGLASGKSPIARAEGEAPPSNADARATDPRQLLGTLGPAIGANAAATIQAAPANLQAGLILGSPDFMKR, from the coding sequence ATGCGACTTGCCCGTATTCCCTTCGCCGCACGTCTTGCCGCGCTGGCGCTGCTCACCTGCGCCGCCGCCGCGAATGCCGCGGAAACGCCGGCCGGAGCCCCCTTGAGCGAGCGGGAGCGTGCGCTGCATGTGCTCGACCGCCTGGCCTACGGGCCTCGTCCCGGCGACCTGGAACAGGTCGAGAAGATGGGCGCCAGGCGCTACGTCGAGCAGCAGCTGCATCCCGAGCGCATCACCCTGCCGCCGGATCTGCAGGCGCGCCTGGCGGCCCTGCCAGCCTTGCAGATGACGCCCTCGCAGCTATTCGTCGAGTACGGCCCGCCCTCGATCGACCGCAGCGCCTCGAAGGAGGAAAAGCAGGCCGCGCGCCAGCGCGCCGGCCGCGAGCTGACGCCGCAATTCCACCAGGCCCGCCTGCTGCAGGCCACCGAGAGCCCGCGCCAGCTGGAAGAAGTGATGACCGAATTCTGGGCCAACCACTTCAACGTCTTCGAAGGCAAGGAGTGGGTGCGCTACTGGGTCGGCGACTATGAGAAGAACGCCATCCGCCCCCATGCGCTGGGCAGCTTCCGCGAACTGCTGGGCGCGGTCGCGCATCATCCCGCCATGCTCTACTACCTCGACAACTGGCTCTCCAGCGGCGCCGGCACGCCGGGCGCGCGCGGCCGCTTCAAGGGCCTCAACGAGAACTATGCGCGCGAGCTGATGGAGCTGCACACCCTGGGCGTGGACGGCGGCTACCAACAGGCCGACGTGGTCGCGCTGGCGCGCATCCTGTCGGGCTGGACCATCGATGTCGACGCCATGAAGGCCGGCGCCGCGCCCTTCGCCTTCAACGCCAGGCGGCACGATGACGCGCCCAAGGTCTTCCTCGGCCAAGCGCTGGCCGCGCGCGGCGACCAGGAGGGCGAGGCGGCGCTGGACATCCTGGCCAGCCAGCCCGCGACGGCGCGCTTCATCTCGACCCAACTGGCGCAATACTTCGTCGCCGACCAGCCCGACCCGGCGCTGGTGCGACAACTGTCGCAGAAGTTCCTGGCCACCCGCGGCGACATCCGCGCGGTGCTGCAGACGCTGTTCGACAGCCGGCAGTTCTGGGCGCGCGCCAACTACCAGAGCCAGTTCAAGACGCCCTACCAGTTCGTGGTGTCGTCCCTGCGCGCCACCGCCACGCCGGTGCTGAACCCGCGGCCGGTCAACGGCGCGCTGGCGCAGTTCGGCATGCCGCTGTATGGCTGGCTCACGCCCGAGGGCTACAAGTATTCGCAAGAGGCCTGGCTGAACCCCGACGCCCTGCTGCGCCGGATCAACTTCGCGGGCGGCCTGGCCAGCGGCAAGTCGCCCATCGCCCGCGCCGAGGGCGAGGCGCCGCCGTCCAATGCCGATGCGAGAGCGACCGACCCGAGGCAACTGCTCGGCACGCTGGGACCGGCCATCGGCGCGAACGCCGCCGCCACGATACAGGCGGCGCCGGCCAATCTCCAGGCTGGCTTGATCCTGGGCAGCCCCGACTTCATGAAACGCTGA
- a CDS encoding response regulator transcription factor, with protein sequence MSTWTSVTRVRIALLDDHAVVRYGLAARLAEEPDFQVVGMFSASREMMAALRSTPADVLLIDYALGCNDIDGLNLIRALRVRFPDSRILVSSSHDNPATTALALKAGAAGFVGKSRELGELVQVIRQVASGPPQAGAVLAPDGSPAHGAALSPREQEVLRCCLDGMSVTQIAAKFSRSVKTISGQKQAALRKLGVRNDSELFKMRGPLANLQRGLADGAISHEKEGRP encoded by the coding sequence ATGAGCACATGGACATCGGTCACCAGGGTGCGTATCGCGCTGCTGGACGATCACGCGGTAGTGCGCTACGGGCTCGCCGCGCGCCTGGCGGAAGAGCCCGACTTCCAGGTCGTGGGCATGTTCTCCGCCAGCAGGGAAATGATGGCGGCGCTGCGCAGCACGCCGGCCGACGTGCTGCTCATCGATTACGCGCTGGGTTGCAACGACATCGACGGCCTGAACCTGATCCGCGCGCTCAGGGTGCGGTTTCCGGACAGCCGGATACTGGTGTCGTCGTCCCATGACAATCCGGCCACGACGGCGCTGGCGTTGAAGGCCGGCGCCGCCGGTTTCGTCGGCAAGTCGCGCGAACTGGGCGAATTGGTCCAGGTCATCCGGCAGGTGGCAAGCGGCCCTCCGCAGGCCGGGGCCGTCCTTGCACCGGACGGCTCGCCGGCGCATGGCGCGGCGTTGTCGCCACGCGAGCAGGAAGTCTTGCGCTGCTGCCTGGACGGTATGAGCGTCACGCAGATCGCCGCTAAATTCTCCCGTAGCGTGAAGACCATCAGCGGCCAGAAGCAGGCCGCGTTGCGCAAGCTGGGCGTGCGCAACGACAGCGAGCTGTTCAAGATGCGGGGCCCGCTGGCGAACCTGCAGCGCGGCCTCGCGGACGGGGCCATCAGTCATGAAAAGGAAGGGCGGCCATGA
- a CDS encoding response regulator produces the protein MKTQGPWILVVDDSATSRVMIGRQLGRLGCRAEYAEDGRSALAALEARQYQMVLLDCYLPDVNGYEVARQVRAREGDGADGYTPLIGISAEADAAHVRLCLDSGMDGILGKPLPPEELRKLLLLWCDHEAGAPLAGGNDRQSEEATDLDALFHATSLQDLADMRSAREAADLAALRRLAHRMKGAALILGRAQTVLQLERIEAAAREGATDLMAIDALIAALEAALQA, from the coding sequence ATGAAGACGCAAGGTCCATGGATCCTGGTGGTCGACGATTCGGCCACCAGCCGGGTCATGATAGGGCGGCAGCTGGGCCGGCTCGGCTGCCGGGCAGAGTACGCCGAGGACGGCCGTTCCGCGCTGGCGGCGCTTGAGGCGCGGCAATACCAGATGGTGCTGCTGGATTGCTACCTGCCCGACGTGAACGGCTATGAGGTGGCGCGCCAGGTGCGCGCGCGGGAGGGCGACGGCGCCGACGGCTATACGCCTCTGATCGGCATCTCCGCCGAAGCGGATGCCGCCCATGTGCGCCTGTGCCTGGACAGCGGCATGGACGGCATCCTTGGCAAGCCCCTGCCGCCGGAGGAACTCAGGAAGTTGCTCTTGCTGTGGTGCGACCACGAAGCCGGCGCGCCGCTTGCCGGCGGCAACGACCGGCAATCCGAGGAGGCGACGGATCTGGACGCGCTGTTCCACGCCACATCGCTGCAGGATCTTGCCGACATGCGCAGCGCGCGTGAAGCCGCCGACCTGGCTGCGCTGAGGCGCCTGGCGCACCGCATGAAGGGCGCGGCCCTGATCCTGGGACGTGCGCAAACGGTCTTGCAACTGGAGCGCATCGAAGCGGCAGCGCGCGAGGGCGCGACCGATCTCATGGCCATCGATGCCCTGATCGCAGCGCTGGAGGCTGCGCTGCAGGCGTAA
- a CDS encoding rhodanese-like domain-containing protein: protein MTTEQILSTAGQRAQDGQLPYRGAVTPREAFALIQGNPAIKLVDVRTKAERDWVGMVQIPADQHLFVQWNLYPEGKPNPLFLEQLKQAAGPDEVLLFLCRSGVRSKHAAKLATENGYRNCFDIVEGFEGNKDAEGHRKTIEGWCKTGLPWVGA from the coding sequence ATGACTACCGAACAAATCCTCTCCACCGCCGGCCAACGCGCCCAGGATGGGCAACTCCCCTACCGCGGCGCGGTCACCCCGCGCGAAGCCTTCGCCTTGATCCAGGGCAACCCGGCGATCAAGCTGGTGGACGTGCGTACCAAGGCCGAACGCGACTGGGTCGGCATGGTGCAGATCCCCGCCGATCAGCACCTCTTCGTGCAATGGAACCTCTACCCGGAGGGCAAACCCAATCCGCTGTTCCTGGAACAGCTGAAGCAAGCCGCCGGCCCCGATGAGGTGCTGCTGTTCCTGTGCCGCTCGGGCGTGCGCTCCAAGCACGCGGCCAAGCTCGCCACCGAAAACGGCTACCGCAATTGCTTCGACATCGTGGAAGGCTTCGAGGGCAACAAGGACGCCGAGGGGCATCGCAAGACGATCGAGGGCTGGTGCAAGACCGGCTTGCCGTGGGTAGGCGCGTGA
- the glnA gene encoding type I glutamate--ammonia ligase, with amino-acid sequence MARTAAEVLKMVKDNEVKFVDFRFADTRGKEQHVTVPVSHFDIDKFESGHAFDGSSIAGWKGIEASDMLLIPDPNTANIDPFMEETTLFMQCDVIEPSDGKGYDRDPRSIAKRAEAYLKSTGLGDTAYFGPEPEFFIFDGVRWGADMSGSFVKIDSEEASWSTGEKIEGGNSGHRPTVKGGYFPVPPVDSFQDMRSEMSLIIESLGIPVEVHHHEVAGAGQNELGTKFSTLVERADWTQTMKYVIWNVAHTYGKTATFMPKPLVGDNGSGMHVHQSVWKDGKNLFAGDGYAGLSEFALYYIGGIIKHAKALNAITNPGTNSYKRLVPGFEAPVKLAYSARNRSASIRIPHVANPKGRRIETRFPDPLANPYLCFAALLMAGLDGVQNKIHPGEAATKDLYHLPPEEDKLIPTVCSSLDEALDNLNKDREFLTRGGVFTDSMIDAYIDLKMQEVQRFRMTTHPIEFDMYYSL; translated from the coding sequence ATGGCAAGGACGGCCGCAGAGGTTTTGAAGATGGTGAAGGACAACGAAGTCAAGTTTGTCGACTTCCGTTTCGCTGACACCCGTGGCAAGGAACAGCACGTGACCGTGCCTGTTTCGCATTTCGACATCGACAAGTTCGAATCCGGTCACGCCTTCGACGGCTCGTCGATTGCCGGCTGGAAGGGCATCGAAGCCTCCGACATGCTGCTGATCCCGGACCCGAATACCGCCAACATCGACCCGTTCATGGAAGAAACCACGCTGTTCATGCAGTGTGACGTGATCGAGCCGTCCGACGGCAAGGGCTACGACCGCGACCCGCGTTCCATCGCCAAGCGCGCTGAAGCCTACCTGAAGTCGACCGGCCTGGGCGACACCGCCTACTTCGGCCCGGAACCTGAATTCTTCATCTTCGACGGCGTGCGCTGGGGCGCGGACATGTCCGGCTCCTTCGTCAAGATCGATTCCGAAGAAGCTTCCTGGAGCACCGGCGAGAAGATCGAAGGCGGCAACTCCGGCCATCGTCCGACCGTCAAGGGCGGCTACTTCCCGGTTCCCCCGGTCGACAGCTTCCAGGACATGCGTTCGGAAATGTCCCTGATCATCGAATCCCTGGGCATCCCCGTCGAAGTGCACCACCACGAAGTGGCCGGCGCCGGCCAGAACGAGCTGGGCACCAAGTTCTCGACCCTGGTCGAGCGCGCCGACTGGACCCAGACCATGAAGTACGTGATCTGGAACGTCGCCCACACCTACGGCAAGACCGCAACCTTCATGCCGAAGCCTTTGGTCGGCGACAACGGTTCGGGCATGCACGTGCACCAATCCGTGTGGAAGGATGGCAAGAACCTGTTCGCAGGCGACGGCTACGCCGGCCTGTCGGAATTCGCGCTGTACTACATCGGCGGCATCATCAAGCACGCCAAGGCGCTCAACGCGATCACCAACCCCGGCACCAACTCGTACAAGCGTCTGGTTCCCGGCTTTGAAGCACCGGTCAAGCTGGCCTACTCGGCACGCAACCGCTCGGCTTCGATCCGTATCCCGCACGTGGCGAACCCGAAGGGCCGCCGTATCGAAACCCGTTTCCCGGATCCCCTGGCCAACCCGTACCTGTGCTTCGCAGCGCTGCTGATGGCAGGCCTGGACGGCGTGCAGAACAAGATCCACCCGGGCGAAGCCGCCACCAAGGACCTGTACCACCTGCCGCCGGAAGAAGACAAGCTGATCCCGACCGTGTGCTCCTCGCTGGATGAAGCGCTGGACAACCTGAACAAGGATCGCGAGTTCCTGACCCGCGGCGGCGTCTTCACCGACAGCATGATCGACGCTTACATCGACCTGAAGATGCAGGAAGTCCAACGCTTCCGCATGACCACGCATCCGATCGAATTCGATATGTACTACTCGCTGTAA
- a CDS encoding DUF4124 domain-containing protein, producing MAATLLAGALAAHAADLYVCAGGAAPEYRDHASAADCRKIAPAPIGMIGAGKAAAAAATSPEKGARDDGKAALRVRLASERRRLDALKREYNGGRPERRGDERNYARYQERSAALETAIAAGRAQVEALERQLER from the coding sequence ATGGCGGCGACCCTGCTGGCCGGCGCGTTGGCGGCGCATGCGGCCGACCTGTATGTGTGCGCGGGCGGCGCCGCGCCCGAATACCGCGACCATGCTTCGGCAGCGGATTGCCGCAAGATCGCGCCGGCGCCCATCGGCATGATCGGCGCCGGCAAGGCGGCTGCAGCGGCGGCGACATCGCCGGAGAAGGGCGCGCGCGATGACGGGAAGGCCGCGTTGCGCGTTCGTTTGGCGAGCGAACGCCGAAGGCTGGACGCGCTGAAGCGCGAATACAACGGCGGCCGGCCCGAGCGGCGCGGCGACGAACGCAACTACGCCCGATACCAGGAGCGCAGCGCCGCCCTGGAGACCGCGATCGCCGCCGGCCGGGCGCAGGTGGAGGCGCTGGAACGGCAGCTGGAGCGCTGA
- the glnL gene encoding nitrogen regulation protein NR(II) yields the protein MKINFPSLDGLDLLASAVIILDAQGGIVYANAAAENLLESSFKVLSQQKLSELFLNGKELSALFYQAIEHQFADKRLDLVLERANREPLQVHTIVTPLDSPDMPVLLELRENVQQLKLDREERMFDQSQANKELIRNLAHEIKNPLGGIRGAAQLLELELPERHLKELREYTQVIIKEADRLQTLVDRLLAPHRHPHIVGDVNIHEVCERVRSLVMAEFPQGLAIKRDYDLSIPEFRGDKEQLIQAVLNIVHNAAQALAERIRAGDGELILRTRVSRQVTLSKVRYRLALDLHIIDNGPGIPPDIQERIFYPLVSGREGGSGLGLTLAQTFVHQHMGVIECDSRPGCTDFRILIPLP from the coding sequence ATGAAGATAAATTTCCCCTCGCTCGACGGCCTCGACCTGCTGGCCTCGGCGGTGATCATTCTCGATGCCCAGGGCGGCATCGTCTACGCCAATGCGGCCGCCGAGAACCTGCTGGAGAGCTCGTTCAAGGTGCTGTCGCAGCAGAAGCTGTCGGAGCTGTTCCTCAACGGCAAGGAGCTCTCTGCGCTGTTCTACCAGGCCATCGAGCACCAGTTCGCCGACAAGCGGCTGGACCTGGTGCTGGAGCGCGCCAACCGCGAGCCGCTGCAGGTGCACACTATCGTCACGCCGCTGGACAGTCCCGACATGCCGGTGCTGCTGGAGCTGCGCGAGAACGTCCAGCAACTCAAGCTGGACCGCGAAGAGCGCATGTTCGACCAGAGCCAGGCCAACAAGGAGCTCATCCGCAACCTGGCGCACGAGATCAAGAACCCGCTGGGCGGCATCCGCGGCGCCGCGCAACTGCTGGAGCTGGAGCTGCCCGAGCGTCACCTGAAGGAGCTGCGCGAATACACCCAGGTCATCATCAAGGAGGCCGATCGCCTGCAGACCCTGGTCGACCGCCTGCTGGCGCCGCACCGCCATCCGCACATCGTGGGCGACGTCAACATCCACGAGGTGTGCGAGCGCGTGCGCAGCCTGGTCATGGCCGAGTTCCCGCAGGGCCTGGCGATCAAGCGCGACTACGACCTCTCCATTCCGGAATTCCGCGGCGACAAGGAACAGCTGATCCAGGCCGTGCTCAACATCGTGCACAACGCCGCGCAAGCCCTGGCCGAGCGCATCCGCGCCGGCGACGGCGAGCTGATCCTGCGTACGCGCGTGTCGCGCCAGGTGACGCTGTCCAAGGTCCGATACAGGCTGGCACTAGACTTGCATATCATCGATAACGGTCCGGGCATCCCTCCGGATATCCAGGAACGGATCTTCTATCCGCTGGTATCCGGACGCGAGGGAGGCAGCGGGCTGGGGCTGACGCTGGCGCAAACCTTCGTCCACCAGCACATGGGTGTGATCGAGTGCGACAGCCGGCCGGGCTGCACCGATTTCAGAATACTTATACCGCTGCCGTGA